The window TTACTTATCTGAGATACAGTTtgccacgatagcaggagctatcatactgtatcaacacactccagtttacttacctgggatacagtttgccatgatagcaggagctatcatactgtatcaacacactccagtttacttacctgaGATACAGTTTGCCatgatagcaggagctatcatactgtatcaacgcactccagtttacctacctgggatacagtttgccacgatagcaggagctatcatactgtatcaacgcactccagtttacttacctgggatacagtttgccatgatagcaggagctatcatactgtatcaacgcactccagtttacctacctgggatacagtttgccacgatagcaggagctatcatactgtatcaacgcactccagtttacttacctgaGATACAGTTTGCCatgatagcaggagctatcatacTGTATCAACGCACTCCAGTTTACCTACCTGAGATACAGTTtgccacgatagcaggagctatcatacTGTTTCAACACACTCCAGTTTACCTACCTGGGATACAGTTtgccacgatagcaggagctatcatacTGTTTCAACGAACTCCAGTTTACCTACCTGGGATACAGTTTGCCatgatagcaggagctatcatactgtatcaacgcactccagtttacttacctgggatacagtttgccacgatagcaggagctatcatacTGTATCAACACACTCCAGTTTACCTACCTGGGATACAGTTTGCCatgatagcaggagctatcatacTGTATCAACGCACTCCAGTTTACTTATCTGAGATACAGTTtgccacgatagcaggagctatcatacTGTATCAACGAACTCCAGTTTACCTACCTGGGATACCATTCTTCTACGATTGTAGCAGCTATTGTACTGTTTcgccgtgctccagcagagggagccagatcCTGTAATCTTACCTGTGTGCTCGccatgctccagcagagggagccagttcctgtAAACTTACCTGTGTGCATGCCGTGCCCCAGCAAAGGGAGCCAGTTCCAGCATACTTACCTGTGGGCATacacacagcgagcggcaagtacacctcaataataacaaCTGTGGTGACCATTTTTCTCAAGGCCTCTCGGAAAGAAAACCACATACAACATCTGGTTCTGTTTATGTCATTGTAACGCTGTCCTTCCTCCTAAGGGGTAGCTTTCCAGGATAATCTTCCGTTTCCTCTGCAGAAAGAAACggacagtgttcacagagctcccttcactCCCACAAAGCCAAGACATCGaggctcttgtgctgctttgctccccagcgcccgagtgcttgctggTAGTGCTGAGGCACGCTGaccctgaacagcagcgctagctttgcctattgaggaaggcttggcgctcccgttggttcatcagtaataatgaattagtggagacagtacagtgctcgggggggatgaaagtttacatcagaatagaaactttgcacaaagtcaacctgctggaagtggaatcatttctgctgcgcagcttcagattccacagcttgacgaggaacacaatataaaaaacacatgttcctgTGGAAGCCACACCGTTATTATATATATGAGGAGTATTAACACTCATAGCATCGACCCTGGGAGCCCTGGTATCTACCTCAGAGACCTGCTGTGTAATAGGTTTGTGTCTGATAATCCCTGCTCTCTTCAGTGACATGAAACTGTGCAATAAGATTCACGATTCTCAACTCGTGTGTGATCACTGACAAGGGAAGTTCATCTCATATACAaggtgtaagatagcgggttgtgagagacagcagggagggggttaaaacctccctgcaaaagaaatatgtgacaaagcacaactgactcgggttcgtgcccctttaaaaatacgacccagaacaatgaaatggagttttaagcgctggtgcgctatttttaataaacacaaaaaatcaaacaaaacacacaaaataaacacctagctctgtacgagcactaactaacacacaggaacaccctggctaacacgggacagctacgctgtttccccgtcctcacaaaacacactggtttgaaacagcacttactctttaactcccgactgccaggaagcagagcacacctttctgcctccttctcctcagcagccttgagcagactgcctgctctccttttaaaccctgcacctgggtctaatttttaataacgcccaggtgcggataataattaataataaaacaattaaacaaatcaattagcaatacaaatcaaacaaaaaggtgcattccacacaggtttctctcgcagggaggttttaaccccctccctgctgtctcccaCAACCCGCTGTCTTACAAAGGTTAGACTGCTAGACTGTCAtaaggtggtgcagtgggctagttcacgaGCATGCTATGCTGTTCACCTTGGGGggctgggttcaaatccaggtgagttcttcctttattttcaaagacttggttaatttcctgtaaggcaatgaaaaagcaggCTCTTCCATGGAAttgagatggactgggttcaaatccaggagagttctttgctttattttcaaagaatatgAACCAACACTTTCATGCAGGagctggtggtgcagtgggctaatccCATGGCCTCCTCTCCCTGAAGATGGCGTTTGAATCCAGGTCCCAGAGGTGAGTTCTTGAAGGTAAGTAATGACATTTGGTTGGCAATGCAGGTGTGGTTCCTTTTAAGGAAATCCCATCCTAGTAGGCAAAAATATTTAGTGTTCCGAATAACTTGGACATCATGTTAGAAGACTTCAGATCCAATGCAAACAGAAATTGTAATGGCTCCAACTGTATCCAGTGGTTGTCCAGTAATTGACCTGGTAAGGCAGTATGACTTCTGAATAGGTCGTTTCCTTAGTGCATTAATTGACATTCGTACTTCTTCACGGATAAGGGAGATGTCAGAGCCTGTATCAATAAAAATACTGACTTCTGTGTCTTCTAGTATCCCCTTTATATATGCTTCCGGAGGTCCAGATGAGTCACATAAATTGAGGGCCTGGTTTGAAGCTGTAAGAGCTGATGAGTGGCCCGTGTCACCAGCTAATACTCGTTTCCCTGGTGTGAGTATTCACAGCTTTCTCTTTCAGGAGACTGGATCCTGACATGGCGATCTCGTCCTGGGCTTGATGAGCGGTAAGGCGGTGAATACCTGCCTCTTTGACTCCTAAGAGAAGAATGAGGGCTTGTAGACTGTTGTCTGCTGGGACTGTGGTGATATGAATGGCGTTGAGCATCACCCTCACAGCGTTCATAGTATTTGTTACGGTCATCTTGCTGATATGTGTTACCATGGCGAGGGCGACACGTATATGGAGAAGGTGACCTGTTATATCTGCGCTCAGGGCTGTGTGGGTATGCTCTTCCAAATCTGTCCTCCCTCTGTTTGTAAACAGGAAACTGTGACTTGCAGACGagtaacagctgtaagttgtcTAGCTTTGTAGTCAATTCTTTCATAGAGTCCAGTAGAAACATGTCACAGTTTGATGGTGTTGATTTAAGTTGCACAGAAGCAGTGCCGGTTGCCTCAGGCAGAGATTGCAAATTAGGTGTGGCTGTCACTTTAAGAGCATTTTTGGCTCTTTCGCATTGGATGGCAATCTGAAGGGCTTCAGAcacggttttattattattattattattattatttatttcttagcagacgcccttatccagggcgacttacaattgttacaagatatcacattattttttacatttaattacattatttttttacacattatttttacatacaattacccatttatacagctgggtttttttactggagcaatctgggtaaagtaccttgctcaagggtacagcagcagtgtcctccacggggattgaacccacgaccctccggtcaagagtccagagccctaaccactactccacactgctacaccaAATTCAAAACATTTAGATTGTAAATCAGTGTCCAGGCCAGCAATAAACCACCTGAACGTCTCCCCTTCAACTGCATTCCTGCCATAATCAGGAAAGGCTAACAGTACCATCCAAGTTATTTCAGCTGCATACACTTCTAATGGCTCCTCTGGCTGACGGGGTCTAGCTTTAACAGAGCTTTGAAATGAAAGAATATCTTGCTTGCGACTGAAAACCGAGAAAGCCACACGGAGTGGTAGCCTGATTACAACCCCCAGTTACTTCAGATACTCTGTCAAGCATTAATAAGGACCTGAACTCGGactttaaataataattgcaGTAAACGTTTACCTGTTCACATGTTAAAACTGTACTTCATGTtagaagtgttttttatttttcttcacttGATTGTGGAACGAGTGCATTCCTtgtttaaaggggggggggggggtaaatgtAACAGTTATAGgttatatttaaatggttaattTAAAAATCACCTTGTTGAAGACAATATCGGGAATGGTCTTGATTTACAAACCCACACAAAGTCTCGTCAGTCTTACATGATCTACACTTCACACTTTCTTATAGAATGCAAttgatacacaatatataaagctGATTTATATGTACAGCGCTGgcaaaaagtttagcatcacctagaattttaggatcgagacaattaaaagaaaacataattcTTTATCATGATGTATCaactaaactacaaaatgagatcgcAAGTCTCCTGGAAGCCATCATTGTACAGTATACCATGTTCAATTTCTCAGCTTTTTTAAGCATACAgacacaaagcagtgtgtaatttaatatgttaacaagggaacattattcagcagctttcattcgactatgaagcaaaattatttaatcttatagggtgatgcaaaacttttgttcaTAGCCGTAGTTAAAGCGTGATAGATTAGGATTCTCAATTCGCACCccaatgatttaaaacaaaacttatggacagtttagatattttatttaacatcatgtaattaaagaaactacaaaattgtaCAGCAAAACTCTAGTGGAAGCCAAAATACTAGcactgtatttcatgttcgattccAAAATGTCCGTTTTTAATTGTATATGGATAACTACAaggtggtgtgtaattcaatatgttaatgtaacattattcagcaggtttccattgactttatgaagcaaattgagttcattctatagaatgaggcaaaacctttggtcatatCTGTAGTCTGTTTCTAATAGAATTCGCTGTGATTTTTAATATGAAACATGAAAATGTCTGAATTGCAACACAATGCAAAGAGATTCTAAGTCTtaataaatgtaaagaaaaaaattaaatacaaaacaataaaaccaaatTTTGCATATGAGTCGTGGGTCTAGCTTGTTCTCAGCTAAGTGGGTTCAAAGCCCAGCTCAGGACACTGGAAATGCAGctgaactcacacactgagaacaagcagacagcagagaagactgagcccacactccagggcttacatcatgatacactagcaaaggaattccatttctcatttcatgaagactgagcccacactccagggcttacatcatgagacactagcaaaggaattccatttctcatttcatgaagactgagcccacactccagggcttacatcatgagacactagcaaaggaattccatttctcatttcatgaagactgagcccacactccagggcttacatcatgagacactagcaaaggaattccatttctcatttcatgaagactgagcccacactccagggcttacatcatgagacactagcaaaggaattccatttctcatttcatgaagactgagcccacactccagggcttacatcatgagacactagcaaaggaattccaggaCACAgagggaattccatttctcatttcatgaagccCCCCAAGAACAATTCTATAATTGAGAGCTGAGTTTTATCTATCTATTAGTTCTCTTATAAAAACTATTTAATTAATGTTACAAgattgaggatttactatgaactcACATACACActctagacacaaggaatgtttcatCAATAGTAGTATTGTATTCAgagcacaaatattaaacagaaatcacaaaAGTCAGAAAGTCAATCTCTTAGTTTTCTAAGCATAACAGTCATAAAGTCAAAACTCTCAGCATGTGTTAAAGCAGCTGGCAGGACCAGTGAAATATGACACTGcttatactcacacacacacatacagcctaaactgaaatggtTCAGACAATCTTACAATAGATCACACTAAGCTTACTAATAGTAAATTGTTTATCGATATAGCAAGTttactttaaaatacattcttcaTACAACTATGAGGTAGATTATTTATAGTTacttcaagtttcactaaaacGTTATTTCATACACAAGGTGTGCAAACAATTAACAGTTCAATGGtagtgaatgtgttacaattaattaatttagtttcatgagaggaaaatgcaactggaactATACTGGCTTAGGTACAGCAGACTCAGACTTGTTTTTCTGATGAAAGTctctaagttttacggcagtACTCTATGGGGCGCCGTTTGTGTCATGCACAATTTTGTCCACGAAAGGGcttttgtgcacaaaatacattacaacatgTATTTCCTCCCACAAAacgaaaaacaaatgcatataatattgtccacaaaaggcaaaagacagttttcattttgtggacaaaaaggtaaaagagagttttcattttgtggacaaaaaggtaaaagagagttttcattttgtcgacaaaatgaaattgaatgttttcattttgtgcacaaaatacacTTTTTCTTCGATCATTTTGTGGACATAACGAACAGTCAAGTATACATTCTGTCCACGAAAAGCAAAGTAAGTTTTCAGTTCCGTCCACAAAATCATTCAAcatacaattatcattttgtgggacaaaatgcaTATTTTGTGGGGCTAAAACTAATTTTGTGGGACGAAATACACATTATGTGGGATGAAATGCTAATTATGTGCAAAAAATACACATTCTGTAGCACACAGTGCTAATTCTgtgcacaaaatacaattttgtggcacagaatactcattctgtgggacaaaatgcacttttgtgggacaaaatgtacttttgtgggacaaaatgctCATTCTGTgccacaaaatacaattttgtcgGACGAAATGATAATTATGTCCACAAAATACTCATTATGTCGGACAAAATGCTAATTATGTGCACAGAATACAATTTTGTGGCACAGAATACTCattctgtgggacaaaatgcaCTTTTGTGGGTCACATGACTTTCTATTTGTGACGTCACCATGGCGCACTGTCACTTGATAAGTGTTGCCCAATGTGCGCACTGCTTTGTGGTGCGCATGCTTTTCTATGGAAATATAAGTAATTTTATTCCAGACAAGACAGTAACTATGGCTGACGCTGCTGGTCGTGTGTTCATCGCCGGGTCTTCAATACAGAGTCTTGTTGATGGGGTCAGCAGCCTAACAAGACTCTTTCAATCGTTAGCTGAGCCTCGAACTAGCGGTGTACAACAACCTGCTGTACAGCATGCCATTGCGAGCCCACTGGTACAAGTTCAACTGTGATAGGCAGCGGGCCAGCAGTGAATCACCTCTGCCACGGGTAAGTCTGATGAacgttagtttattttttttttttttaagtccccCCCCCCTCCGTTTCGTCCGACTTTTCTCCTCCTCTTATAAATTCAATTGATGATTATTGGGTCATTAGTGTCTCAACGACAATGCAGAAATGTGTTATTTCTGTGCTGTTATGTTTcacatcgtgttttttttttcaaaatgtaactttGCTGTATCTTGCATGACACAATTTTGTTGTTTatatcccatttaaaaaaaatcttcttctgAATAGTTGAGTTATatagtttacattaaataaatacatataaacacgACAAACTTTGATTAGCGTTCCCACAGTTCATACATCCGTCGAGAGACAAACGCATTTGAATcacgtttaaaatggaaatatataataAGATTCCACCTAATTTAACTCCTGCCACAGTTCACACATTTCTCCATTTTCAtctagaaacaaaaacacatttttggtgcTGTCAGGTCATTTTAAAAGACGACTAGGTAACCACGGGGAAATCATAAACTCTGGAACTTAGGGCTGCTAGTAAAACTTTGCTGTAAAGCGCGTTTGTTTCAGCATATGTGCAGATGTTGACAAATGCTGCTATCACGTTGTTTCAAGTGGGAATTTTAAATggcaattttacaaaaaaaaaaagtcttgtgcATAAACATGtcttgtgcatatatatatatatatatatatatatatatatatcctttttttaaccgcttaaatgatacatttgttgtgttttatttgatttagatGCAGATTGGAGAACGACCTGAGCCCAATTTCTCACCTGAACCTGATGTAAGTCATTTATAAGTGTTACTTTATGTCTAAACTGATTTCCATTGATAAGCCACTGTCAGCTTCTCTGTTGTGCAGCCCTGGGTaccagtgtttgtctgccaaaaaaatattaataaagaaagtTGTTTGCTTAAGtgtcagaattttattttttttaaccatttcattCTCTGCAGAGAGTTCTATCCCTACCCTCAGTGTTTCGTGGCAGAACAAGGCCTCAAAATACTTTCACCAAGCGAAGAAGAACTGTAGCTGGAAGGGCCCGGGTGGTGATTAGAGACATCCTATGTATGCCATTTAGTACACCTCAGCAAGAGGATAATTCTTGGAAAGCACCAAGAGGTCAGGACAAGGAGAAATTGGCTTCTGTCGGGCTGACAGGCAAACTTAATCTGGACTCTACATGGAATTCTCAGGAGGTGCAACATGAAATTCGATCACTCTTCCAAACAACGTTCTGCGCAGATGGAGAagagtttgttttttcatttttacaggtAAGTGTTTATCTACACATCTTTCTCTATTTTAAGTAGTTTCCTGACATAAGCCTACTCTTATTTTCTTCAGAACAATTTAATTTCAACTCAACGCATTTATAAGTTTCTGAACTGTTTTTAGTGTTTGCCAGGTGGAAGGAAACTGATCAAACCCAACACCTCTGTCAGTTTTTCTTGGAATGGTGCTGAAGTGATTAGTCTTGCAGGACAAGGAGCTCTGTACATTCTTAGTCACCACAACCTGCCAGAAAGTGAGGTAAATTTGACTTGTTTTGGGAACAATAACTGTACCTACAAATATGTACAGTGAAGTACTCATCAAGTGCAACACCTACGTTAAACCAAGTTCATATTTTTGTACATGTGAATGAAGGGCAACGTCATATTGAGGCTTGCTGTCTACACCTTTTCAGTAATCCCTTCATTTGAAAGAAATGTTGCTTAATACAAATACCTGACATCttgcttaaaatgtttgtttctgGAACAGGAACATGAATCACCAAGTAAGGAGACTCTGTCTTTCCTCAGTTCTACCAATTCATTGACCCATCAAATAAATCTTGAAAATGATGTTCAGCAGCTAGAACAGGTACGGGACAGGAGAtgttacacacatatatattagtacccctgtatttattgatttatttatttatttttcttgctctCTCCAGTCTTGTTTCATCATATTGGGTTAAGTAACCTGGTCTTAAATGTTAAACTATTCGCTTATGGAAAACTAAAAATATCATATGTACAGTATCACTAATTCCAGGCAATTAAGTTCCTGTAAAAGGGGAATAGTGGTTTAATAAACTGATCAGGTGAGGTCCTTTGTAGGACTGAACAGGCACAATACATGCAAAATAACCACACTGCACACTTTAAACACTACAAGTGTTACCTTTCTTGTGGTGCTGTTCTCAGTTTGACTTAACAGTTACAGTAGGTTATACAAACAATGTTGTATGTATTAATGTGTGTACATTTTTGGTCTTATAGAATGTACTACATCATAGAACTGCAGTAGTCCAGTGCTGAAAGGTAATGTGaaaaatgtttgtgtacattatttCTAATGGAGAGGTTAGTTGGTATAGCTCATATGATATGACAATGTCTAGTGTTACTACAAGCATACATTTTAGCTGCAATTGAGCAATGAAGAATGTAGGGGAAAGGCAGTAAGTGGGGTGGGCTACCAGGAATCCCACATTTAATCAGCACCAAATGGTTGGGTAAAGAATGTGTAAGTAATGTGTTGTGGAGTGCAATGCaaactttgatatatatatattttttatatgatatgtatatatacatgccccccctttttttaattgCAAGAACACTTATTTCTGTGTGTAATATTTGCTATTGAAAAAAGTTAAACTTGTTATCTCAGTTTATTTAATAGCATAGTCACGGAGCATGATGATGTAAACATTTTTGAAGATGTTCCCCCACTGTCAACTGGCTCAGAGGTGACTACTAGAACATTTAGCTCACAGTGTAGACAGGGAAgtatgcatttttgtaaataaataaataaataaataaataaaaaatcttgcCATATGAGTTTAAAATGTGGTAAATTGTTCAGTGGTCCTTAGCTTGACCCTTAGGCTCCAATGACTTAATATACTAGACGTCTGCATTTTGTAACTCATGGTCAGATTTCTTTGGTTGTCTACAGGAAAAGCAAGTCCCAGCACTCTTTAGTTTGTACTTTGGACCTCATACTGTATATTAGATTAGTTTTTGAGGTAAATTCACTTGTTGAAAATGAAGCCATTAACCTTGCATTATGTTCTTTACATTTTAGCCAGTTAATCTAGCTTACAAAATATTATATACTTGTAACATATGatcaaacattaaaatattaaccCTCAGTAGCATCGCTAGTATTTGTATTTTGAGAAATGGCGAtactaaataaatatgtaatacaaatatagtgTTGGACTGCAAATTGAAACGCTTAGAATTCTGTAGAATATTAAGTAACTTCCCTCAATGTGTGTTCTGGCATACAGTGAGGCAGTGTTTTTCCTTATGATCAGTTTGATCAATTGTTTCCCAAATCAGGGCTATTAAAGTAATCAGCCGAATAACATtccatagtactgtatataaagttttagactttttttttctcccaaatacaTGTATTGCGGTTAATCTTCCTCTTGTCAACAGGAGCCCAGAAAGTGTAATAGCAGAACTTTGCTCCTCAGTTCTTGCTGATGGAGTTCAGAATGTCAAGGTCAGATGGAACCATGCTTTCCAAGATTTGCTACGTTGGATGAACCGAGCTGATTATGGTTGGGACAAACATCttaatgtttcttttgttggagAACAAGGGCTTGATTCTGGAGGACCTAGGCGCAATCTAATGGAACTGACTGTTCGTGGACTGATCAACTGGGGAGGACTTTGGTGTGGGAAAGAAGGACACCTCATTCCAGCTCCTGACTTTTTAACATTGCAGAACAGATCCCATTGTATGGCAGGGAGGATTGTTGGCACTGTTCTCGTTCAGAGTTCTCTACAGCTCAATATTTTTGCAGAATCTCTGATCAACACCATTGCAGGAATCAACCAGTGGTTTGTAGAGGATGTTGCTGATGAAACTGTCCAAAGCAAGCTGAAAGAGGTATTAGTAGAAGACATGCTATAAAACAATTGTCAATTACATATTTTTGCATGTTGGacaatataatacatatataccaTGCTATGCAAAATAAAGGTCTACTAAAACAAATTTACAAATACACAAGTGGTGGAGTGTTGCTAAATCTATCTCCCCCTTAACAAGGGTgtctggtataataataataataataataataataataatgtgactttTACATTTTGATATCAAGCGCTGATCTGTTTAGTGTAGTAAACTGATGTTTGTCTTTCTGTAGATAAACGAGAtcaaatatattttcagtatcaaacaattattatttcagtGAGTGGAGTGTGCGTGCACGTGTAACGTAATGATTGTAAAAGCAGCGCATTCCAAAACGTTAATACAGTGACTATCACATTTTCACACTGACATGAACACGCAAGGAAACCCGGCTTTCTGTCCTTCTTAATGAGTTTGAAATCATGTTTAAACATTCTCTCAATGAAGTGTAGCTTTGTTTCCTTCACTAGTTTTATTCTGCTGGTATCATTTTAAACTCTGAGGGAGACCTCAGTTCCAAACTCGTGCTGTGGAGCGtcacacagggtttttaatattgctacctgaaagaaacacatttttattttgatgcaAGATATCTGTTACTACACGAGGTTACAATACGGGTTTACAAGCCTTGCTTTTAGatagtgctgcacttccttgatcacctggggggtgaaattgtcccctcctCTTGGACGACTCCTTTCACAGTATCTTAATCTGTATTCTTGTAATCTCATAGTACAGTATACATCTGTGAAAGTGAACTAAagcaaataaaatatgtaaaaaaaaaaaaaaaaaaactttgttctccttgaactaaaacacattttcagatctgAAGAGCAGAAAGGACACATTCACTGA of the Acipenser ruthenus chromosome 43, fAciRut3.2 maternal haplotype, whole genome shotgun sequence genome contains:
- the LOC131709393 gene encoding uncharacterized protein LOC131709393, whose product is MPLRAHWYKFNCDRQRASSESPLPRMQIGERPEPNFSPEPDRVLSLPSVFRGRTRPQNTFTKRRRTVAGRARVVIRDILCMPFSTPQQEDNSWKAPRGQDKEKLASVGLTGKLNLDSTWNSQEVQHEIRSLFQTTFCADGEEFVFSFLQCLPGGRKLIKPNTSVSFSWNGAEVISLAGQGALYILSHHNLPESEEHESPSKETLSFLSSTNSLTHQINLENDVQQLEQNVLHHRTAVVQC